The following are encoded in a window of Sminthopsis crassicaudata isolate SCR6 chromosome 3, ASM4859323v1, whole genome shotgun sequence genomic DNA:
- the LOC141562052 gene encoding cell surface glycoprotein CD200 receptor 1-like, with product MGNQVQDWKTVPPPVNLSEEENGTVVCKAAAGKPAAQISWVPKGDCFTEEEIHGNRTVTVKSTCTRNSFNASNISCFISHLTGNRTLYINHEVHSKLKRNSFKQGFRMSAMILWIVKFSLLGGILSLFFWANYDIRYSVC from the exons ATGGGCAACCAGGTCCAGGACTGGAAAACAG TGCCTCCTCCTGTAAACCTGTCTGAGGAGGAAAATGGGACTGTTGTATGCAAGGCTGCAGCTGGGAAGCCGGCTGCTCAGATCTCCTGGGTACCAAAAGGAGACTGCTTCACTGAGGAGGAAATTCATGGTAACAGGACAGTGACTGTGAAAAGCACTTGTACCCGGAATAGCTTCAATGCATCTAATATCAGCTGCTTTATTTCCCATTTGACTGGGAACAGGACTCTGTACATAAACCATGAAGTCCATA GTAAATTAAAAAGGAACTCATTTAAGCAGG GTTTCAGAATGTCCGCAATGATCCTTTGGATTGTGAAATTTTCCCTTTTGGGAGGTATTCTGAGCCTTTTCTTTTGGGCAAACTATGATATCAG GTATTCAGTTTGCTGA